GGGCAAGGTTGAACTGATGCATGTTTCTGAAACCCAGGCCCCCCTCTGCTTTCGGCAAGCACAATTTCTCCCACGCTAGCCAGTGAATCTTCTTGTCTTCTTCCGTTGAACCCCACCAGAACTTAGCCATAAGACTGTGCATCTCATTACATAGGTGAATAGGGACTTCAAAGCAGCTCATTACATAAGTTGGAATGGACTGAGCTACCGCCTTGATGAGAATCTCTTTACCAGCAGCGCTCAAAGTCTTCTCTCTCCAACCTCTAGTTCTCTTCTTAATACGTTCATTCAAAAAGTTGAATGCCTCTGTTTTAGAATAACTGATCTCGATTGGGAGTCCCAAATATTTATCGTGCTTGTCGACTCTAACAACATTAAGTACTCCTGCAAGATCATTTTGTTCATGCCTAGGCACATTTTTGCTAAAAGCAATGCTACTTTTCTGGTAATTCACCATCTGCCCTGACACTCTCTCATATTCTTCCAGTATATTTTTGACCACTTGAACATCCCCATAATTTGCTTTAAAGAAGATGAAATAATCGTCAGCAAAAAACAAATGGGAAATGCAAGGTGCGCTAGAACAAACCTCTACTCCATGTAacaatgatggaatttaattgaaagtgaggatttcataattcctaaaagccaattccctcgtttggcattatcagattgaaagttttaaatttctctatgaaaaaaaatgaaggaattcgttatttaaattcctcacttcaatttccaccaaaataggtgtcatttacgaattcttttgcagtattcaatttttatttccaaaacaagactttttttctattttatctttttatttgttttaaactttcttaatttattacacatttcaaatcctaaatagatgcaaccaaacaatagaatttgcaattaatggaattttagattgatggaattaaagattccatcatttataaattcctacagattttataattttctcatccaaacacacggatggaaaaaaaatgaaggaattcattatttaaattctctacttcaatttccaccaaaataggtgtcatttacgaattcctttgcagtattcaatttttatttccaaaacaaggcttttttcattttatttttttatttgttttaaactttcttaattttcaCACAAGTCTtaaatagatacaaccaaataatagaaattgcaattaatggaattttagattgatagagttaaagattccatcatttataaatttctacagattttataattttctcatccaaacgcatcCTACAAGAGTTAACTTTAACCATTGGAAGGATTTCTAATAGAGagcctttttgttttttggcaaTGAAATAGGTAACCTTTTTTTAACCAAGACAAATATTAAGTCATCAGGGCTAGAGGCTCGGGAACAAATATCATGCTTAATTTGGGTTATTGTTGCTCGAGTTAGAAAGAACTTGGTGTTTCTATCACCAAGACCCAACCAACTAGCTCGAGCCTTCCATT
Above is a genomic segment from Rosa chinensis cultivar Old Blush chromosome 3, RchiOBHm-V2, whole genome shotgun sequence containing:
- the LOC121052299 gene encoding uncharacterized mitochondrial protein AtMg00310-like; translation: MVNYQKSSIAFSKNVPRHEQNDLAGVLNVVRVDKHDKYLGLPIEISYSKTEAFNFLNERIKKRTRGWREKTLSAAGKEILIKAVAQSIPTYVMSCFEVPIHLCNEMHSLMAKFWWGSTEEDKKIHWLAWEKLCLPKAEGGLGFRNMHQFNLALLAKQGWRLIQNPQSLVARLFKAKYYPDSDFMHASLRGDVSFAWRSIMKGQDVLRRGLRFKVGSGSSIKI